AAATGCAACATGCTAGTTGTAGCTGGaaatttaacacacattttttttaacccccCTCCTTACTTTTTCAGGTAACCGTCATCAGCTCATTCGTCTTCCCTACACCTCCTCCaacagcattaaatattttttttgtggtctGCATCATCATGATCTGTTCTTCTGTATTGGTGCTGGTTagttctgtatatatatataactcctatatatatatatataaccttttGTGGTTTAAGTTTAACATCTCTTGTATAATTTAAatcttatataaaaataagtttctCTGTTTTTTGTAGATATTCTGGTATCGTCAAGGCGATCTGGATACAAAGTTTCTTGGTCTAATTTATTATTCTATAGTCCTGGTTATCCTCCTCTGTCTGTGTGCTAATCTGTACTTCCATGATGTCGGAAGATGACGTGAAAAACAACTTAACCTTTGTAATTCTGTCAAGTACAATAAAAAGCGATTTACTTGTCAGAACTGAGCCGGTTTTCATTGTGTGTGCATAGGCGATAAGATCTATCAAATCTATTAGTTTTCAgatatgtaatatttgtatttcttttttggtcatttatatatttttgccaaagctgaatatttttgtgcattattttctgTTGCTGTCAAGAGTCTAATAAATGAGCATTTCAGTTGCATTAAacattgtgatttttcttttttaattctttttttctgtggacCATTGTTGACTATTGCAGTCTGGATTCTTTCTTCATGGAGAAAATAGAATTTTGCTTTAGACGAAGTTGACAGATGACATGGTCGTTTTGTCAATATAAAGATTAATAActtgaatgttaaaaaaatatatgttggtGAGTTTAAATACAGCATAGCGTTTCTTTAAAACGTCTGCCATCTTGTGGTGTGCCTATAAAGGACAAGCACAAACGcgttgcattatttaattagtaaatgtAATAGCAGTGTACCGAATGTTGTTCAATGTCCTTATTCGAGCGCATcgcatatattattattatattcatgaCCTTACGTTGagtaattatgcaaataatcTGATCGACACCATCAAACTTTAAAACGTTAAAACACCTAAATAGATTTAAGACACTCGTCTCGGCCTAATTTGGGTAACTCCTTTGTGACGTAATTTCTAAGACTTCAAACCGGCTCCGTCGGATGACGTTCTGCGTTGACGTCGCTCGCCGATATGACGGGACGGTCCCGTTATTCCTCTCCGCGAGCGATGGAGCGCACGAGGAAGACCGCGGTCCTCCACCGAAGCCGTTTAGCGCCGGAACACGCGGCGtggatgtgttttgttttcatcctGAACGCGTCCGCGGCGTGCGCCGTTCACCTGCGCCCGTGTAAAGAGGTGAGAGACGTTTCTGCGTTCGTAATTGCGTTTCACACGCGTTCATAAATCCGTTCTCGCGCACGCTGGCTTGTTTTTCAAGCCCCCGTGGTTTTCCGTACGTTTGTTTGTACTTTTGGGATCGGTCTCTTCGCTGACGCGCGCGGCAAGACGGTGTAGGCTGCTTTACCTTAAGATAACTAAAGTAACAGGTCCTTCAGAGACTCTGCAGCGATTGAAAACCCTTAACCAATGAGAAGCAGGCTGTCTGAATCGGGCAAGTGACTGGTTTAGATGCTCAAAAGATATTATGTATGGCTTTCTTTGCTTTAACATGTAAGAATCAGACTCTTGCACTCAAATGCCGTTGGTGAACATCTAATAatgcttttacaaaaaaatgagtTCTGCAAAAGGCTTCTCGAGGAGCCTTAAATAACATCTCTAGAAGCTTAGAATTGCCTAATGTGACTTCTTAATGTTCTTACAAGAAACTCTGAGTGCTTCTTTCAATGTGGGAAATGGCTTTTGAGGTTTTGATGTTTTAGTCTTACACTATTGcagtttgtttgtatttttagcaatttattttttaaaaggtgttCAGTTTAAAAGTTTGTTCTCAAACCGTTTGGGTATTTCATTACGACGTGCTTGGGTACTGTATCTTGAGCTTTTCAGACGCGTATTGATCGAGAAACCGATATGCTTTTTGTCTCAGTATATTGATTTGGTGTCTGATTTAGTGTTTGGGATGGG
This region of Puntigrus tetrazona isolate hp1 chromosome 18, ASM1883169v1, whole genome shotgun sequence genomic DNA includes:
- the tmem243a gene encoding transmembrane protein 243, whose product is MDGFRTRSSGAESTLFGETLTRHTAANLAIGGLTSLFVLVTVISSFVFPTPPPTALNIFFVVCIIMICSSVLVLIFWYRQGDLDTKFLGLIYYSIVLVILLCLCANLYFHDVGR